A genome region from Colwellia sp. Arc7-D includes the following:
- a CDS encoding GGDEF domain-containing protein, translated as MKLSLQQNIYAFTLSSCVFFLALAISILWSIQVVNVALERERYAHKVENHANILKQFISIENIYANDFNTDNWLALDRDFSELLRSTPNLTSQQQTIQNSIESQNKNVLRLFNAITKNKLLNAGENIKQHLKIRLITQLEAIRADSIQLFNIVQVDINSVIRQQVIIILSILLLSLFIMVFGAFKVVRIFRTSLKEVKSAFVNTRCGNFQKIELSNKSEEFDSIANAFNEMNTELSETTISLESMTQIVAERTEVLEKLSNTDPLTGVANRRALFERGNAEFSRIQRSHNKFTIILLDCDLFKDVNDQFGHSFGDEVLKHICKICSEEIRNIDFFARYGGEEFIILLPESELSGAVKTAERIQKSLANNAITFEGNEICVTLSLGICVVNDNHANFESVIKDADIAMYRAKENGRNRIEVIDSTTACDAITS; from the coding sequence GTGTTTTTTCTTGCACTTGCGATCAGTATATTGTGGTCAATTCAGGTGGTCAATGTTGCATTGGAAAGAGAAAGGTATGCTCATAAAGTTGAAAATCATGCCAACATTTTAAAACAATTTATTAGTATTGAAAATATTTACGCGAACGACTTTAATACCGATAATTGGTTGGCATTAGATCGTGATTTTAGTGAGCTACTAAGATCAACCCCTAACTTGACCTCGCAACAGCAAACTATTCAAAATAGTATTGAAAGCCAAAATAAAAATGTTTTACGGTTATTTAACGCGATTACAAAAAATAAATTGTTAAATGCAGGTGAGAACATTAAACAGCATTTAAAAATTAGGTTGATAACACAATTGGAAGCAATAAGAGCCGACTCTATTCAGCTTTTTAATATTGTGCAGGTTGATATAAATAGCGTTATTCGTCAGCAAGTTATTATCATTTTGTCGATATTATTGCTGAGCCTTTTTATTATGGTTTTTGGTGCATTTAAGGTCGTTAGAATCTTTAGAACTTCACTCAAAGAAGTTAAATCAGCTTTTGTAAATACCCGTTGTGGCAATTTTCAAAAAATAGAACTGTCTAATAAATCTGAAGAGTTTGACAGTATTGCTAATGCATTTAATGAAATGAATACGGAGTTAAGTGAAACAACCATTTCTTTAGAGTCGATGACCCAAATTGTAGCTGAGAGAACCGAGGTGTTAGAAAAACTGTCTAATACCGACCCATTAACAGGTGTTGCTAATAGACGTGCTTTATTTGAAAGAGGTAATGCAGAGTTTTCTAGAATTCAAAGGAGTCATAATAAATTTACCATTATATTGTTAGATTGTGATTTATTTAAAGATGTGAATGATCAATTTGGTCATTCATTTGGTGATGAAGTATTAAAACATATATGTAAAATATGCTCTGAAGAAATTAGAAATATTGATTTTTTTGCACGCTATGGCGGTGAAGAATTTATTATACTTTTACCTGAAAGCGAGTTATCTGGCGCCGTTAAAACGGCTGAACGTATTCAAAAATCTTTAGCAAATAATGCTATTACCTTTGAAGGTAACGAAATATGTGTGACTTTAAGTCTGGGTATTTGTGTCGTTAATGACAATCACGCTAATTTTGAATCGGTAATAAAAGATGCTGATATCGCTATGTATCGAGCCAAGGAAAATGGACGTAATAGGATCGAGGTGATAGACAGTACAACAGCTTGTGATGCTATCACAAGCTAA
- a CDS encoding sugar phosphorylase, whose translation MSAQLKPLKNKLIQQLSTIYQDITLKQPIDDIADALIDIMQLTSEIEPPTPFTNHWSETDIILITYGDSVIKTGQAPLQTLKNFLDRNIKDTINSVHILPFFPYSSDDGFSVIDYSSVNESLGSWQDITEISQNYQLMSDLVINHCSSRSAWFDNFIKGEGQGHDFFFTAQLDDDLSNVVRPRTSPLLKEVVTGQGQKFVWCTFSHDQVDFDFRNPEVLKAFTSIIRQYLDSGVKIFRFDAIAFLWKIVGRDCINLPQTHEVVRLLRTLIESADPKAIIITETNIPNTQNLTYFGNANEAHGIYNFSLPPLLINTLLTGNCTHLKRWLMSMPPSQDGTMYFNFIASHDGIGLRPAEGLLNDSELDNLVQTIESFGGKISWRTSDQGEQKAYEMNIALYDALQGTVKGKDEWNFERFICAHAIMFALEGVPGIYIHSMLGTKNDYNKLANTHNNRSINRHRWDDDELESTLANTDLHHGKVLSTLKSLLSTRIKQPAFHPNATQFTLHLGLQLFGFWRQSQNRKQSMFCVSNISDKPVALPLSELNLIVTEAWVELISGDKITVLTEEIMLSPYQTVWISNK comes from the coding sequence ATGTCAGCGCAGCTTAAACCGTTAAAAAACAAATTAATTCAACAGCTCTCAACTATTTATCAAGATATTACGCTTAAACAGCCTATCGATGATATTGCAGATGCCTTGATTGACATTATGCAATTAACAAGCGAGATAGAGCCGCCAACACCTTTTACAAATCATTGGTCGGAAACTGACATTATATTGATCACTTATGGTGATAGCGTTATAAAAACAGGCCAAGCACCATTACAGACGCTGAAAAATTTTTTAGATAGAAACATTAAAGACACCATTAATAGTGTGCATATTTTACCATTTTTTCCGTATAGCTCTGATGATGGTTTTTCGGTTATTGACTATTCTTCTGTTAATGAGTCTTTGGGTTCTTGGCAAGATATCACTGAGATAAGTCAAAATTATCAGTTAATGTCGGATTTGGTGATTAATCATTGCTCAAGTCGCAGTGCATGGTTCGATAACTTTATAAAAGGTGAAGGACAAGGGCATGACTTTTTCTTTACCGCGCAGTTAGATGATGACCTATCAAATGTGGTGCGTCCACGAACCTCACCTTTATTAAAAGAAGTGGTAACTGGCCAAGGACAAAAGTTTGTTTGGTGTACCTTCAGTCATGATCAAGTTGACTTTGACTTTCGTAACCCTGAAGTATTAAAAGCCTTTACGTCGATTATTCGGCAATACCTTGATAGCGGAGTAAAAATATTCAGATTTGATGCTATTGCTTTTTTATGGAAGATTGTTGGACGTGATTGTATCAACTTACCCCAAACTCACGAGGTGGTAAGATTATTACGAACACTCATTGAGTCTGCTGACCCTAAAGCTATTATTATTACTGAAACTAATATCCCTAACACTCAAAACCTGACTTACTTTGGTAATGCTAATGAAGCGCATGGGATTTATAATTTCTCCCTACCTCCGTTACTTATCAACACCTTACTTACCGGCAATTGCACACATTTAAAACGATGGCTTATGAGTATGCCACCCTCGCAAGACGGCACAATGTATTTCAACTTCATTGCATCACATGACGGAATTGGTTTACGTCCTGCCGAGGGTTTATTAAATGACTCTGAGCTTGATAACCTCGTTCAAACCATCGAGAGTTTTGGCGGTAAAATTTCATGGCGAACATCAGACCAGGGCGAACAAAAAGCTTATGAAATGAATATTGCCCTTTATGATGCACTACAAGGTACAGTGAAAGGTAAAGATGAATGGAATTTTGAACGTTTTATTTGTGCACATGCCATTATGTTTGCGCTTGAAGGTGTGCCTGGGATTTATATCCACAGTATGTTGGGTACGAAAAATGATTACAACAAACTTGCCAATACGCATAATAACCGCTCGATTAATCGTCATCGTTGGGATGATGATGAGCTAGAAAGCACTTTAGCAAATACTGATTTACATCATGGTAAAGTACTTTCAACCTTAAAATCGTTATTAAGTACTCGTATTAAACAGCCTGCATTTCATCCTAATGCGACGCAATTTACACTTCATTTGGGGTTACAGTTATTTGGTTTTTGGCGACAAAGCCAAAACAGAAAACAAAGCATGTTCTGTGTCAGTAACATTTCAGATAAGCCTGTCGCTTTGCCCTTAAGCGAGCTTAATTTAATTGTGACCGAAGCTTGGGTCGAATTAATAAGCGGTGATAAAATAACCGTGTTAACGGAAGAAATAATGTTATCGCCTTATCAAACAGTATGGATATCTAATAAATAG
- a CDS encoding glycosyl transferase yields MADFYQNGTVTTLHNLAQRDPENMAAELLEFSKKRSLGLILPSLFSELEGKALPDIISKIKDVKYLSEIVIGLDRADLAQYKHALSFFGQLPQHHRVLWNDGPRLQAIDAKLQKLGLAPKELGKGRNVWYCMGYILASGKAESIALHDCDILTYEKELLDRLLYPVANPLFNYEFSKGFYARVAGGKINGRVSRLLVTPLIKALKKTVGHCDYLEYMDSFLYPLAGEFSFRRDVLSDIRIPSDWGLEIGVLSEMYRNYSPNRLCQVDIAATYDHKHQDLSLDSTAGGLSKMSIDISKAFIRKLATQGETFSAEKFRTLKATYYRIALDYVETYRNDAMMNGLELDIHSEEKAVEMFAENILTAGNTFLENPMETPFIPSWNRVVSAIPDILSQLKEAVELDNKEFSQT; encoded by the coding sequence ATGGCTGACTTTTATCAAAATGGAACGGTAACCACATTACATAATTTAGCTCAACGCGACCCAGAAAACATGGCAGCTGAGTTATTAGAATTCTCAAAAAAACGTTCTTTGGGGCTTATTCTTCCCTCTTTATTTTCCGAGTTAGAAGGAAAAGCATTACCAGACATTATCAGTAAAATTAAAGACGTAAAATACCTGTCTGAAATCGTTATTGGTTTAGACCGTGCAGATTTAGCGCAATACAAACACGCCTTGTCGTTTTTTGGGCAATTGCCTCAACACCATCGAGTATTATGGAATGATGGACCAAGACTACAAGCAATAGATGCAAAACTACAAAAGCTGGGTTTAGCGCCTAAAGAGCTCGGTAAAGGACGTAATGTTTGGTATTGCATGGGATATATTTTAGCGTCAGGTAAGGCTGAATCAATTGCGCTGCACGACTGTGATATTTTAACTTACGAAAAAGAATTACTCGACCGACTGCTTTATCCGGTTGCTAATCCGTTATTTAATTATGAGTTTTCCAAAGGGTTTTATGCTCGAGTAGCTGGTGGAAAAATCAATGGTAGAGTGTCTCGCCTACTGGTGACTCCACTGATAAAAGCATTGAAAAAAACCGTCGGTCATTGTGACTACCTCGAATACATGGACAGCTTTTTATATCCACTTGCTGGCGAGTTTTCATTTCGCCGAGATGTCTTAAGTGACATACGCATTCCAAGTGATTGGGGATTAGAGATAGGCGTTTTATCTGAAATGTATCGTAACTACTCGCCAAATCGCCTTTGCCAAGTCGATATAGCAGCCACCTACGACCATAAACATCAGGACTTATCTTTAGATAGCACCGCCGGCGGCTTATCAAAAATGTCGATAGATATTAGCAAAGCCTTTATTCGTAAACTTGCCACGCAAGGCGAAACCTTTAGTGCTGAAAAGTTTAGAACCTTAAAAGCAACGTATTATCGTATCGCGTTAGATTATGTTGAAACTTATAGAAATGATGCAATGATGAACGGCCTTGAGCTTGATATTCACAGTGAAGAAAAAGCGGTAGAAATGTTCGCAGAAAATATTTTAACCGCCGGAAACACTTTTTTAGAAAATCCAATGGAAACACCTTTCATACCTTCTTGGAACCGTGTTGTAAGTGCTATTCCTGATATTTTATCGCAGTTAAAAGAAGCCGTAGAGTTAGATAATAAAGAATTTAGTCAAACATAA
- a CDS encoding HAD-IIB family hydrolase, which produces MINKKPIIFSDLDGTLLDHYSYKSTAADPTLQELQRANIPVILNTSKTLAELEVIKVELKLNTPFIIENGAAVYIPKSTFATQPEDTKVEGNYWVKSFCLPRKHWLDLLNEHCGGFSQYYRGFSMLSVAELSQITGLDLTQAERAKERQYGEPIQWLGDEVTKKAFIVHLVELGANVVHGGRFIHVGGFCDKGQALIWLTEQYREHYSNCSVYTIALGDGENDTPMLDAADIAVQIRSPVHDFPPCIGNIKLVRHNYMAQKVGQNRYSSCSLSKY; this is translated from the coding sequence ATGATTAATAAAAAACCAATTATATTTAGTGATTTAGATGGCACGCTACTTGACCACTATAGCTATAAATCAACCGCTGCTGATCCAACACTGCAAGAATTGCAGCGAGCAAATATACCCGTAATTCTCAATACCAGTAAAACACTGGCTGAACTTGAAGTTATCAAGGTTGAACTTAAACTTAATACGCCATTTATTATTGAAAATGGTGCTGCTGTATACATTCCAAAAAGCACCTTCGCCACACAACCCGAAGACACTAAAGTAGAGGGTAATTATTGGGTGAAATCATTCTGTTTACCCAGAAAGCATTGGTTAGATTTACTCAATGAACATTGTGGTGGATTTAGTCAATATTATCGCGGATTTTCAATGTTATCAGTGGCAGAGTTGAGCCAAATAACGGGCTTAGACTTAACACAAGCCGAACGGGCAAAAGAGCGTCAGTATGGAGAACCTATTCAATGGCTAGGAGACGAGGTAACCAAAAAAGCCTTTATCGTACATTTAGTTGAATTAGGTGCCAATGTCGTTCATGGCGGAAGGTTTATTCATGTAGGAGGCTTTTGTGACAAAGGCCAAGCACTCATTTGGTTGACCGAGCAATACCGAGAACATTATAGCAACTGTTCGGTATACACCATTGCTTTAGGTGACGGTGAAAATGACACCCCCATGTTAGACGCTGCAGATATTGCGGTACAGATACGCTCCCCGGTTCATGATTTCCCCCCTTGTATCGGGAATATAAAACTAGTCAGACACAATTATATGGCCCAGAAGGTTGGGCAGAATCGATACAGCAGTTGCTCGCTGAGCAAATATTAG
- a CDS encoding kinase translates to MLTTFIKQHKLPEKFRLTAKDYFQPLAERIFSQFSKSSRPYFVGINGCQGSGKSTLTDYIGEYLTKTHKLNIVVMSLDDFYFTGEKRQELSRDIHPLLATRGVPGTHDMAMLENTLIKLKAKETGFTIPRFNKATDEPYPQEQWQVIEKPIDIILLEGWCWGVKPQTAEQLISPVNELELKHDKNGAWRNYVNQQLQQYYQPLYAQMDFWLALQAPSFDCVYKWRLEQEEKLKANNQGLSNSKIMQSDGILNFTQYFQRLSVQACNTISQSADAIFYLDYARNITSVPVTDDE, encoded by the coding sequence ATGCTTACTACTTTTATTAAACAACACAAGTTACCTGAAAAATTTAGACTGACAGCGAAAGACTATTTCCAACCTCTCGCCGAGCGAATTTTCAGCCAGTTTTCAAAAAGTAGTCGACCATACTTTGTAGGCATTAATGGTTGCCAAGGTAGCGGTAAATCAACACTTACCGATTACATTGGGGAGTATCTTACAAAAACGCACAAGTTAAATATCGTTGTAATGTCATTAGATGATTTTTATTTTACGGGTGAAAAACGTCAAGAACTTTCCCGTGATATTCATCCCTTACTAGCCACACGAGGTGTTCCTGGCACACATGACATGGCAATGCTCGAAAACACACTCATCAAATTAAAAGCAAAAGAAACCGGTTTTACTATCCCAAGGTTTAACAAAGCAACTGATGAACCCTACCCTCAAGAACAATGGCAAGTTATTGAAAAACCAATAGACATTATATTATTAGAAGGTTGGTGCTGGGGTGTAAAACCACAAACAGCCGAGCAATTAATTTCTCCGGTTAATGAGCTTGAACTTAAACACGATAAAAATGGCGCTTGGCGTAATTATGTTAACCAACAACTTCAACAGTACTATCAACCTTTATATGCACAGATGGATTTTTGGTTAGCCTTGCAAGCTCCTTCATTTGACTGTGTTTATAAGTGGCGCTTAGAGCAGGAAGAAAAATTAAAAGCTAACAATCAAGGTTTGTCTAATTCAAAAATAATGCAGTCTGATGGCATTTTAAATTTCACTCAATATTTTCAGCGCCTTAGCGTGCAGGCCTGTAACACTATTTCTCAATCAGCCGACGCTATTTTTTATTTAGATTACGCTAGAAACATTACAAGCGTACCCGTTACGGACGACGAATGA
- a CDS encoding LysR family transcriptional regulator, whose translation MINLVWLKTFCTLVEVGHFTKTADMLFMTQSGVSQQVKKLEQQLSTPLLIREGKSFSLTDAGIKLNQQGQNLLQRSAELEKSIKYDDQYTGTVTIASPGSIGLKLYPYMLDIQQQHPKLAIDYKFAPNKNIAQDLVERKIDIGLVTELCKAENIVSQEVTVEPLVLVTAHNVSNIEWGKLIKIGFINHPDGQHHAQLLLSKNYPQFEHINQLEHRGFSNQISLILEPVSRGIGFTVLPLHAVNAFSNQKALKVHKLKHSVNETLYLCQNRHTLENNRSKFIKRKIIDFIGLI comes from the coding sequence ATGATAAATCTTGTTTGGTTAAAAACTTTTTGCACATTAGTTGAAGTAGGCCACTTCACTAAAACCGCTGACATGCTTTTTATGACCCAGTCTGGAGTAAGCCAACAAGTAAAAAAATTAGAACAGCAACTCAGTACACCTTTACTGATCCGCGAAGGTAAATCTTTCTCACTCACAGACGCAGGCATTAAATTAAATCAACAAGGTCAAAATTTATTACAGCGCTCAGCTGAACTAGAAAAATCAATAAAATATGATGATCAATATACTGGCACTGTCACGATTGCTTCACCCGGTAGTATTGGTTTAAAGCTTTACCCTTATATGCTCGATATTCAACAACAGCACCCCAAATTAGCGATAGATTACAAATTTGCGCCAAATAAAAATATAGCGCAGGATTTAGTTGAACGTAAGATTGATATTGGCTTGGTTACGGAACTGTGCAAGGCTGAGAATATTGTTAGCCAAGAAGTTACCGTGGAGCCTTTAGTGTTAGTGACTGCACATAATGTCAGCAACATCGAATGGGGGAAGCTAATCAAAATTGGCTTTATAAATCATCCCGACGGTCAACATCATGCACAACTTTTACTGAGTAAAAACTACCCACAATTTGAACATATAAATCAACTTGAACATCGCGGTTTTTCTAACCAAATAAGCTTAATTTTAGAGCCAGTGAGTCGAGGGATTGGTTTTACCGTATTACCTTTACATGCTGTAAATGCTTTTAGTAATCAAAAAGCACTAAAAGTGCATAAATTAAAGCACTCGGTGAATGAAACTCTGTACTTATGTCAAAACCGCCACACGCTGGAAAATAATCGCAGTAAGTTTATTAAAAGAAAAATTATTGATTTTATTGGCTTAATATAA
- a CDS encoding lactoylglutathione lyase family protein, which translates to MSKAYPRTFSHIGISVPSVEKAVKFYTEVLGWYLIMEPTEVVEDDSAIGVMCTDVFGANWDKFKIAHMSTGDRIGVELFEFKNQQNPDNNFEYWKTGVFHFCVQDPNLEELVEKIVAAGGKKRMAAPRYYYPGEKPYRMIYMEDPFGNILEIYSHSYELTYSQGAYQ; encoded by the coding sequence ATGAGCAAAGCATATCCAAGAACATTTTCACACATAGGAATTTCAGTGCCGAGTGTAGAAAAGGCGGTTAAGTTTTATACTGAGGTTTTAGGTTGGTATTTAATTATGGAACCAACAGAAGTTGTTGAAGACGACAGTGCCATAGGTGTTATGTGTACCGATGTATTTGGCGCCAATTGGGATAAATTTAAAATTGCCCATATGTCGACAGGTGATCGTATCGGTGTTGAGTTATTTGAGTTTAAAAACCAGCAAAATCCAGATAACAATTTTGAATACTGGAAAACAGGTGTATTTCACTTTTGTGTACAAGATCCAAATCTTGAAGAGTTAGTAGAAAAAATTGTTGCTGCTGGTGGTAAAAAGCGTATGGCCGCGCCGCGTTATTATTACCCAGGTGAAAAGCCTTACCGTATGATATACATGGAAGACCCGTTTGGTAATATTCTTGAAATTTATAGTCACAGCTATGAATTAACTTATTCACAAGGTGCTTACCAGTAA
- a CDS encoding DUF6482 family protein has protein sequence MQSSSTSTTFLQPLIIAVGDTNHYLVGVVDSNNNFSGLKQKSVQVVATIVEAKAYLRRNDIFSAMLELNCAYDEMCGLPSSARYRQRILC, from the coding sequence GTGCAATCAAGTTCAACATCAACTACTTTTTTACAACCCTTGATTATCGCTGTGGGCGATACTAATCATTACCTCGTCGGTGTTGTCGACTCAAACAATAACTTTTCAGGGCTTAAACAAAAATCAGTACAAGTTGTTGCTACAATAGTTGAAGCTAAGGCCTATTTAAGACGTAATGATATTTTTTCTGCGATGCTTGAATTAAACTGTGCTTACGATGAAATGTGTGGGCTACCTAGCAGTGCCCGCTATAGACAAAGGATATTATGTTAA
- a CDS encoding DUF3081 family protein: MMKNNNVALSDLLQVFNIVTTQGSKVEGNYEFEGIKAWHDFDGYTCFLGYKDLTLTLLFHGRYTFDFQEQETMDAFLTKVNKLLVSAV; this comes from the coding sequence ATGATGAAAAATAATAATGTTGCCTTGAGCGATTTATTACAGGTGTTCAATATAGTAACGACTCAAGGAAGTAAAGTTGAGGGTAACTATGAATTTGAAGGCATTAAAGCATGGCATGATTTTGATGGCTACACCTGCTTTTTAGGTTATAAAGATTTGACATTGACCCTGTTATTTCACGGTCGTTATACTTTTGACTTTCAAGAACAAGAAACCATGGACGCTTTTTTAACTAAAGTTAACAAATTATTGGTATCAGCAGTATGA
- a CDS encoding TIGR02450 family Trp-rich protein: MNRVNPKVLINSKWTKLSVENREKHFVITQVEFDEHKNVVECIITAVINHNEYAINWRDLKEPKLWRFGWQ, encoded by the coding sequence ATGAACAGAGTTAATCCTAAAGTACTGATAAATAGTAAGTGGACTAAGCTCAGTGTTGAAAACCGAGAAAAGCATTTTGTGATTACGCAGGTCGAGTTTGATGAACACAAGAATGTTGTTGAATGCATAATAACGGCGGTGATTAACCATAATGAATACGCGATAAATTGGCGTGATTTAAAAGAACCTAAACTTTGGCGCTTTGGTTGGCAATAA
- a CDS encoding DUF3429 domain-containing protein: MYIKQYLGYLGLIPFILTFAFGNYIEKFLSIPAEKVFIFYSAIILSFIAGTLWRKDTDKVSIQLQVLSNLFSLLAFLTLFLPSYIALVALSKIYLLSLLCEYHFDHAAPENYNYLQMRMHLTALVVTMHIIAFVIWCI; this comes from the coding sequence ATGTATATAAAACAATACTTAGGATATTTGGGGCTAATACCTTTTATACTCACATTCGCTTTCGGCAATTATATTGAAAAATTTTTAAGCATACCTGCGGAAAAGGTTTTTATATTTTACAGTGCAATTATACTGAGTTTTATTGCTGGTACCCTATGGCGTAAAGACACTGACAAGGTCAGTATTCAACTGCAGGTTTTAAGCAATCTCTTTAGTTTACTCGCTTTTCTGACACTATTTTTACCCAGTTATATCGCACTGGTGGCCTTATCAAAAATTTATTTGTTGTCTTTACTTTGTGAATACCATTTTGATCATGCCGCCCCAGAAAATTATAACTATTTACAAATGCGCATGCACCTTACGGCCTTAGTCGTTACTATGCACATTATAGCTTTTGTAATTTGGTGTATTTAA
- a CDS encoding DUF2878 domain-containing protein, producing the protein MRIKSPLWNLVGFNIAWFGLVFIGDLFIPVAVVLFIVQLWAFQSTKNELLLICLVATTGIWLDYALVYFGVFIFPETNGIPLWLITLWIVFAGTIRHSLAFLEKSKLLQFFTGAIFAPLSYLAGAKFSVVYLVPSLGVSYVLLACIWAPLMLAFFALNRWILVLNEETHAV; encoded by the coding sequence ATGAGAATAAAGTCTCCCTTGTGGAATTTGGTCGGGTTCAATATTGCTTGGTTTGGCCTAGTTTTTATTGGCGATTTATTTATTCCTGTTGCCGTGGTTTTGTTCATCGTGCAACTTTGGGCTTTTCAAAGTACTAAAAATGAACTGCTGTTAATCTGTTTGGTAGCCACCACAGGTATTTGGTTAGATTATGCTTTAGTTTATTTCGGTGTTTTTATTTTTCCAGAGACTAACGGTATTCCATTATGGCTAATCACACTTTGGATTGTTTTCGCGGGTACCATTCGACATAGCTTGGCGTTTCTTGAAAAATCGAAGTTATTACAATTTTTCACCGGCGCAATATTTGCGCCACTAAGTTACCTTGCAGGTGCTAAATTTTCTGTGGTTTATTTGGTGCCATCGTTAGGGGTTAGTTATGTATTACTCGCTTGTATATGGGCACCATTAATGTTGGCATTTTTTGCACTAAATCGTTGGATACTTGTATTAAATGAAGAAACCCATGCTGTTTAA
- a CDS encoding chalcone isomerase family protein produces MKKPMLFNTKILPVLVALIYLCSFHVAADYATELVAKTKPSLTDKNCEAVERQWVKPNSLTEDITEQRFTLLGRAKFSVLFWDIYESSLSTADGQRPFSHLCQQLLFEIHYLRDISKKDLLDNTVSQWQHLSLKESEYSAFLPLLESIWQDIKKGDRLSMLTQQNKTVFYLNREHIGEIESSTFAKTFLGIWIDENTSEPKLRLKLLGDNV; encoded by the coding sequence ATGAAGAAACCCATGCTGTTTAACACTAAAATTTTACCGGTGCTGGTAGCACTTATTTACTTATGTTCATTTCACGTTGCTGCTGATTACGCTACAGAGTTAGTGGCAAAAACAAAGCCTAGTCTCACAGATAAAAACTGCGAAGCGGTTGAACGGCAATGGGTTAAGCCTAATAGTTTAACAGAGGATATTACCGAACAACGTTTTACCTTATTGGGCAGGGCTAAATTTTCGGTGCTATTTTGGGATATTTACGAAAGCTCGCTATCAACTGCTGATGGCCAACGACCTTTTAGTCATTTATGTCAGCAGTTATTGTTTGAAATTCATTACTTACGCGATATTAGTAAAAAAGATTTATTAGATAATACCGTTTCTCAGTGGCAACATTTATCGCTTAAAGAAAGTGAGTATTCAGCTTTTTTGCCTTTACTTGAAAGTATCTGGCAAGACATTAAGAAAGGCGATCGATTATCAATGCTAACTCAGCAAAACAAAACTGTATTTTATTTGAATCGCGAGCATATTGGTGAAATTGAAAGTTCAACTTTTGCTAAAACATTCTTGGGTATTTGGATAGATGAAAACACCAGCGAGCCTAAGTTAAGATTAAAACTTCTCGGAGATAATGTATGA
- a CDS encoding DUF3833 domain-containing protein — MKQYVNFMAVFGLVLALSSCTAQLEDYQTTSPKLDIQEYFNGKSIAWGMVQDYSSKVTRRFCVELDGEWQGNEGILKEVFYFTDGEVSYRNWQLTKLEQGKYRGRAEDVVGEANGQQKGFAFQWQYNLMVPIDGDVIELSLDDWMYQIDEYRVFNRTKMKKLGVTVAEITLFFDKQLPIKNCQLSV; from the coding sequence ATGAAGCAATATGTAAATTTTATGGCGGTTTTTGGCTTAGTACTCGCCCTTAGCAGCTGTACAGCACAATTAGAAGATTACCAGACAACATCTCCTAAGCTAGATATACAAGAATACTTCAATGGTAAGTCGATTGCCTGGGGAATGGTGCAAGATTACAGCAGTAAAGTTACGCGTCGTTTTTGTGTTGAGCTTGACGGCGAATGGCAGGGCAACGAAGGTATATTAAAAGAAGTATTTTATTTTACTGATGGAGAGGTTAGCTACCGAAACTGGCAGTTAACAAAATTAGAACAGGGTAAATATCGGGGCCGAGCTGAAGATGTAGTTGGCGAAGCTAATGGTCAGCAAAAGGGTTTTGCATTTCAGTGGCAATACAATTTAATGGTGCCTATCGATGGCGATGTTATTGAACTCTCACTTGATGATTGGATGTATCAAATCGATGAATATCGAGTTTTTAATCGAACTAAGATGAAAAAGCTGGGTGTCACAGTTGCCGAAATAACCTTGTTTTTTGATAAACAGTTACCGATTAAAAATTGTCAGCTAAGTGTTTGA